In the Pirellulales bacterium genome, CGATGCATCGCGCAGTCCAGGTCCTCGGGACGGGCGACAGGGCAAGAACTAGACCCATTTGCCGCCGAACGTCGTTAACAAACACAATCGGCCCTCAGGCCGAAATCGGCTAACCACGACTATGCCACAAACGCTGGCCTAATTTCTAGAGGAAAAAAGAGAAGTTAGTAGTCGGTAGCTAGTAGTCGGAACGAAGAGCGGCGCGGGCGCCGCGAAAGAGTTACTGACTACCGACTACCAGTTACTAGCTACTGCTCCGAGGTAGGGTGCGTCCGTGACGCACCGTCTTTCATTCTTCGTATTTCATCCGCGAAAACCTGCGTCATCTGCGGATCGAAATGTCTTCGATGGCAGTTGGTGCGCCGACAAAGCAATTCGGTGCGTCGCGGACGCACCCTACGAAAGACGCACGCCGGCACGAAATGCGTACGCCGTGAGCTGGCGAAGAAAGAACCCTCGCTGGCGCTTCGGGCTAGTGTTTGCCCCTATTCACTGCTCACTGCCTGCTGCTCTCTGCCGACTTCCTACGGCATGGGGCCGTGGATGACGGCACTCGCTTGTTCGAGATTGGCGCGGGCTGCGGCGTTGTCGGGTTGGATTCTCAGAACTTGCTCGAAGTAGGGGATCGCCCGTGCGGGGGCGCCCATCTTGAAATACACCGCGCCCAGGTTCTGGAGTGCTTCGACGTAGCCGGGTTGCAGGCGGACGGCTTCTTCATAATGTTGCGCCGCTGCCGGCAACTGGTCGCGACCGACCAGCGCATTGGCCAGGTCGAAATGGATGTCGGCCAAATGCGGATTCGTGTGCAAGGCGGCGCTGAACTCTTCGATCGCTTCGTCCGTGTGGCCGGTGACGATCAGGGCCCGGGCCAGATTCTTGCGGGCCTCGATCCGCTCCGGATCGATTTGCAGCGTATCGCGCAAGTGGGCAATCGCTTCGTCGATTTGTGCCGACGGTGAACCGCGACGCAAAGCATCGTTGAACAGAAAGACGCCGATGTTGTTGTGAACGTTCGGCTCGCTGGGGTTCAGACGGAGAGCCTCGCGCGCCAGATCGAGCGCTTCGTTATGGCGTCCGAGCGAATCGACATGCGAGGAAAGATTCGCATAAGCGGCCCAGCCCGACGGGTTCTTAATGATCGTGTCACGATAGAGCGTATCCAGATCGTGGTAGATGAACGTCTGACGATAGGATAGCACCGCGAGAACGAACAGCAGACCTGTGGCACCGACGGTGGCGAAATTCCGGCCGGCCGGCGCGAGCCGCTCGAAGAGTATTGCAAAGCCAGCGGCGGCCAGCGCGATGAGCGCCACGCTGGCGTGATATTGAAAATGGTCCGAGACTTGCGCGAAGCGCATGTAGTAAATGTTGAAGAAGCCCAGCATGGGGAGCATCACGCCGGCGTAGATCAGTGCGGCCGCGGCTGGGCCACGACCGAGACGCGCGCGCCCCGCTAACAGTCCCAAAGGCGCGACAATTGCTGCCAGCGGAAACAGATATTGCCACCAGACGTACGTGTCCAAGGCAAAGCGCGGATAGAAAAACGCCAGCGGCGCGGGCCAGACCAGCTTTTCGACATAAAACCACAAGGAGCGGCCGGCCAGCAGCAGCCGGGCAGTTGGCGAAAGATTCCATTCTTCGCCGTAGGCGCCGACGTGGTCGGTCTCCATGTACTTCGTCACGAGCCCCATGACGACCGAGAGGGCGAAGAAGGGGACCAGTGCAAGCACAACCTTGGGCGAGACGGTTCCGCGTTTCCACCAGTAGATCACCAGCAGCACGGCCGGCAGCGTGACGACCACGGTTTTGGCGAACAGCGCCAGCGCAAACAGCGCGAAGGCCGCCGCATACCAGGCGCAACGCCGCGCGGTTGGCGTTTGCTCTGATTGCAGCGGCGCAAGCGGGGCAAAGCGAAAATAGGCCAGCATCGACAGTAGCGCTAGCGACAGGCTGAGCACGTTCTTGCGCTCGGTGACCCAGGCGACCGATTCGACTTCGACCGGATGGACGGCGAAGATCGCCGCCGCGAACCACGCACCGGGTACCTTGAGACGCACGAGTAATCGCCACACGAGCAGCGCCGCCACGGCGTGCAGCGAGATATTGACCAGGTGATAGCCGAGCGGTTGCAAGCCCCAGAGTTGGTACTCAACCCAATAGGTCGTGTACATCAAGGGGTAATACTGCTGGATCGACCGCGGCACGAGCCACATTTGCCGCAGCCCATCCACAGAGCGGAGCGTGGTGTTGTCGATGACGTTGGCTTCGTCATCCCAAATGAAGCCGGCGTGCCAGACGGGGGCATAGGTGGCGACGATCATCAGGACGATCGCGCCGGCGCCGAGCAGAGTCTGCCAGGGGGCGCGGCGCGGTGACGTGGCAGCGCGCGCTTCGTCTGTTAGCGGCGCTGCTGTGAAAGCCGTAACACGATCAACCATTCGTGCCGCCAAGATAAGCGTTTTCGTGTGCCTTGCGCGGCCAACAAGTCGTGCCGTGTCGGAGGGTGTGCGTCAAAGAAGCCGCGCACGAAGCGAACCTCTACTTCTTTATCTGATCACGATAGGGCTTGCCAGCCGTGTAGAGTTCAAGACGTTCGCGTCCAACTTGCTTTTCCGTTTCTTCCGTTGCCAATTCGAGCGCCTTGCTTTCCCACTGGACGGCGTTTTCAAAGTCTCCCTTTTCAGCATAGGCTGCGGCTAGGATGTCGAGGTCATAAAACCCCTTCCACCCGGTTAGCTCGCACGATTTTGTCGCCATGAGTATGGCTTCATCGCCGTTGCGAAATTGGGGGTCGGGGCATGTCGCCCGCAGCCAGGCAAGACGGCGGAAGCAAGACGAGTGTGTTGGATCAATCCTGATGCCTTGGGCGTAGTCCTCGAGCGCCTTGTCAAATTCGCCCTTGGTCGACCGGACTAATCCGCGATTGTTGTAGGCCAGGGCGTCTGTGGGATCAATTTCGATCGCCAGCGAATAATCAGCGACGGCCTTGTCGAATTCGTTCTTCTTGCACCACACATGGGCGCGCCCGACGATCGCCCGGGCAAACTGCGGATCGATCCTGACAGCTTCGGTATAGTCCTCGATCGCGGCCTCGAGATCTTTGTTCACGTTGCGGGCCACTCCACGATCGTAGAAGGCCGTCGCGCGATTGAAGTAAGCATGGATGAGCGTCGGATCGAACCGGATGACCTCCGTGTAGTCCTTGATCGCAGCGTCGTAGTCCCCTTTTTCGCCGAACGCCCAGCCGCGAGTACCGTAGGCACTGACGCGCTTGGGATCGAGCTTGATGGCTTCGGTGTAGTCCCGGATGGCATTGTCGAGCTGGCGATTTTTGCACCAGGCATCTCCGCGAATGCGGTAGGCGGCAGCATTATTGGGTTCGAGATTGATCGCCGATGTGCAGTCGCGAATTGCCGCGTCATGGTCGCCGCGTTTTTCGAATTCGAGTCCGCGATTGAAGTACGCCTTGGCATACCTTGAATCGATTTTCAGGGCGGTGGTGTAATCGTCAATGGCACGGTCCTGGTCTTTCTTTGCGACCCAGGCCAGCCCGCGATTGTTGTAGGCTCGCGCATCGTCAGGGGCGAGCCGGATCGCCTCGTTGTAGTCCTGGATGGCCTTTTCGACGTCCCCCTTGGTTTCCCAGGCGCACCCGCGATTGACGTAGGCATGCGCGTAGGTCGGATCGATTCTAATAGCCTCGGTGTAGTCAGCGATTGCTTGATCCGCGTTTCCCTTGTCATCCCAGGCAATGCCGCGATCGAAGTACGGTATCGCGTCCGAGCGGTCGGCCGCGGCTCGTTGGCTGAAATCCTGGAAGCCATTGAACAGCTCGCCGAAGCTATTCCGGGCAACTCCACGGTTGGAATAAGAGCGGTGGTCCTCTCGGTTAATTCTGATGGCCTCGCCATAGTCTTCGATGGCATTGTCGTAGTCTCGGTTGGCCATGTGAGCCAAGCCGCGGACGATGTACGCGCTGCCAAACTGTGGATCGAGCGAGATAGCCTTGGTTGCGTCCTTGATGGCTTCGTCGGGCGCGCCTTGGGCAAAGCTGGCGCTCCCGCGAATTACATAAGGCGCCGCGCACTTCGGGTCGAGCTTGATTGCCTGAGTGCAATCCTTGGTGGCCTTGCCGAATTCACGTTTCGTGAAATGGGCGGCCGCACGACCGACATACCCTGCCGCCGAATTCGCATCAAGGCGGATGCATTTCGAATAGTCTTCGATCGCCCTGTCGCAGTCCCACTTAGCCAACCACGTATGTCCACGATTCAGGTGCGACAGCGCATTTTTCGGATCGAGGCTGATAGCTTCGGAAAAGTCCCTGGAGGCTTTGACGATGTCGCCTTCTGTGAACCAGACATTTCCGCGCGCGTAGTACGCCTCGGCGAACTTGGGATCAAGCCCGATCGCTTGATCACAGTCTGCCAGCGCCTTCGGAAAATCTTCCTTGGCAAGCCAGACGATGGCCCGCTTCGCATATGCAGAGGGACTTGCGCGGCCGAGAAGTTTGCCGGAGACGTCGGCCAACGCCTGATCAGCCGTTTGGACGTCACGCTTATTCAGCCAGGCTCGCCCGACCCACAGCCAGTTGCCGTTTACGGCTTCGACCGTCGCTGGGAAGGGGACGAGGTTGATGTCGATTGCGCGGTTGCCGTCGTGCGCCTTTGCACCATCCTTCCAGAAGACTGTGTCACCGATCTGCGGATCAGTGGTGTAAGCAGTCGTCGAATTAGTGATCAAGAATAGCGCACAGGCGGCAGGAACTAATGCCCTCATGGATATCGCGCTCCGCATGCCAGCGTATGGTCCCGAGCGACGATATGATAGGCGAACTCGGCGGCCGTCCCCAAGGCCGAAAGGTTACAAGCGACGGCGTGGACTGCGCGCGTACCGTTGAAAAACTCCGCTGCCGACAATCAAAATTGCGACAGGCGACCTGCACCATACGGTTATCGATGATGAAATCCTACTGGGATTTTTCGATTGTACTTTGCGGCTTAGCGCTCGTGCCTGGGCTGGATGCGACGGCGCTTGGACAACAAGAACCGCGAGGGCAGGTCGAGAGTTCCAGCCGTCGGCCCGATTCGCAACCAGTGCCGGGGCCGGCTGCGTCTGAGAGTGCCGCGGGCGAGGTGCCGGTGGCGCCGGTCGTGAACGCGGTAGTGCGTCCCTGGATGGCCAAGAATCAGGCGCCGGGCGTGATCGTGGTAGTACGGCGCGAGGGGAAGACGCATTTCTTTCCGCTGGGAATGGCAGACGCGGCACGCGGTCGGCCCGTGACGGCAGATACGATCTTTGAGTTGGCCTCGGTGACGAAGGTCTTCACGACAACGTCGCTGGCAATGGAGGTCGAGGCCGGCCGCATGCGACTGAAAGATTCGGTGGCGCAGTACATACCTGCGCTGCGCGGCGGCGGAGACATTCGCGATGTCACGCTGGAAGAGCTGGCCACCCACACTTCCAGTTTGCCGCGCACGCCCGGCGTCAAGGAACCGCCGCAGGGCTGGAACAAGCAGCACGTGTTGCAGTGGGCCGCGCGGTGGCGCGCCCCGTACCCGCCGGGCACTAAGAGCCTGTATTCGAACGTGGCGCTGGGCATCCTGGGATTTGCGATTGCCGAGCGCGAAGAGCGGCCGCTGTTGGCTGTGTGGCGGGAGCAGTTTCTCGGCCCCTTGGGGATGCGGAACACGTTCTTCGAGATTCCGGCTGAAGCCCGACCGCTGGTCGCGCAGGGATACGGCCCACAAGGAAAGCCGGTGCCGCACGATCCGATTGGCGGTTGGCCGGGCGGGGGCCGGCTCTCGTCGTCGGGACGTGACATGGCGGAATTTCTGACGGCCAACATGAACGAGACGCGGAACGTGCCGGCGATCACCAGCGCCATGCAATTCGCACAGCGACCGTTCTTTGCCGCTTCCGAGAAAATGACGCAAGGACTTTGCTGGCAGCGCGTGCAGTTGCAGGGGCAATTGGTGATCGACAAGAACGGTGGGCTGACCGGCACCTCGACCTATATCGGGATGCTGCCTGAGCACCATACGGGCGTTGTAGTGATGGCGAATCGTGGCAAATGCCAGGCGACGGCCGTGGGGCGAAAACTTCTGATGGCCCTGATCGCGCGCGAGCATGACGAAGCCACGCCCGACGAGGAATAGCCCAGCACTGGGCGTTTTTCAGGCTGTAACACGCTTTTCGCTGTCATGTCACGTATGCCGCTCGGCATATTCGTGGGTATTGCCGGCAGCGACTAAAATTGGGGCCAAGAGCGAAGCTGTTCCCCACGCTGAGGGAAGGATCTTTGGCGCGGGAACGTAGGGTCGGTGCGTCGAGGCGGGCTAGAACGCAATTGTTTCGCGGGGAGGGGGCGTTTCAAGGATGCAGGCAATGCGCGGCGGAGCGTGGTGCGGCGTTATACTTCTCGTCTTGGTTGCAGGGCATCAGGCGATGTCTTGGTGTACCGGTTCGGGCACGGTAACAGGCAACGTTTCCGTGCGCTCCGGCGAACTTTCGAGTGCGGACGAGATACGCCGCCTGGAAGATAACGCCATGCTGGCGCGGGCGCTGGTCTATGTCGACACGCATCCGGTGAAGGCCGAGGCCGTCGATCCGCAGAAGACCGACGAACACAAGCAATGGCTGGCGGACGTCGAGCGCGAGCTGGCCCGGCATCGGGTGCCGGCGGTGCGACCCGGGACCGCCGTAACGCCATAGCATTCTGCGGGCCGCTCGACGCGCCTTTCTTCGCCGTACCGCGGCGGATCTGGGCCGCGATTCCCCGCGCGTGCTGCGCTCAATTGGCTTTCAGCTATCTGGAATCAAAAAAATGGCCGCCGAGTGCGTGGTTCTCGGCGGCCTGGTGCGTCGGAAAGATCGCATGCGAAGCGATCGACGGCCGACGCTCGACACAGTTTTGTGAGATGCGCGTTGAAAATAAACGCGGCTTTGAACAAGCTCGCAGACGGGGCTCGTGGCAAGTTCGGCCCCGCAGAAGCAAACTTAGGGCAGGCGAACGAGCGTCGCAATATGCCAATCGGCGGTCTAGAGAAGTGCCATTATTGGCTAAGTAAACGAAAGTGTAAGGTTCGCGTCAGCATGAGGCTGCGAAACGAACTCCGAGCCTGTGGATGACATGACCCACGCAGCAATCCATTTGCTTGCCGGGAGCGAACAACGCGTCAGACGCTGAACGGCAGCGCATCGACGCGACGCGGAATGCGCGCGTAAGCTGCCTGAAGATTGCGGGGCGTTGAGAACGCGGGGCGAAACGTCTAACCGTCGACGGTTGGGACGCCCAGGAATCGACCGCCGCTGATATACCATCCCTCGCCGCACGATTGGCACCAGAAGATTCGCGTCGGCACGTTCATCACGCAGCCGCGGGCCGACGAAATGCGAATGTCGACCACGCCCGTCGGTATCTCGGTGGTGTGCAACAGCCCGATGCCGCTGGCCGAAATGTCACGACTGAACGCTCCATACTGTTCGCCATGCGTGCCGACAATCGACACGGCGCGAAAGAACGGATAGCGAATGCCCCAGCGGTCGTCGCGCTGATCATTGGCGCGGGCCTCGACCAACAAGGGATGCAGGGCGTTCCCGAAGGACCGTAGTTCTTGAATTTCGAAAGGCATGTTCGGATTCCGCCAAGTAAACGAAGCCGTCGAAGACATCGTCAAAAATCTAGCTCACGCCAAGGTGCCGGCAGGGCGTGGGACCTATCGAATCGGCGGTAAAACCCTCGTTTTTGCCGAAAACCCTCGTGTTGCTGGAAGCCGGCGCTGCGGGCTATAGCGATGCCGACCGTTGAAAACGTCGAGGAAAAAGGTGGCATTTGCCGGCCGCGCAGCTGAGCGTTACGGTGTCGCGGTCGTAGATCAGGCCTAACAGGGAAGTGGTGAACGAGCGCGACAAAACGCCATTACTTGGTTAAAATGCCTGCGGATGTGAAGTCTGCGATTGATCGTCGCGCTGCACCGGGACGGGCTTCACCGACTGGGGCTGCGGCGCATTTAACTTGGAACACTAGATGCTGGCTCAACTTCGCGGTGCCTTTACGGGCGTGGCCTTTTTATTGCTGTCGGGGGTGACCCTGTTTGCAGCGGCGCAGGCGTTTTCGATCGGGCTGCCGTCGGCTTTGCCGTCGCACACTTCGGCAATGATCGCGGCGCTGGCGTCGCAAGACATGTCGCGCGACTCGAAGTCGGACAAGGTCAAGATGGGGGATCGCGTGCAGCGCGAGCTATCGGAAGAGGTTGACTGGCCGGCCGAGCTGGCCGCACTGAAGGAACCGCAACGACAGCGGCTGGTCGAAAACGTCACCGAGCTGGCGATCGCCTCGTTCGATAACAAGGTGGAACGCTTTCATCAAAGGCGCGAGCAGGATCGGCCTAAGTTCGTCGGTAAACAGATCGACGAGATCGTCCACTGGGCCGTCGTGCTGGACCGGGTTTCGCGGACCGAGGGAGAACCGCTGATCGGGCCCGCGGCGCTTGCCGGGCTGATGGCGCGTATCAAGCAGTGGTATGCCAGCGCCACGCCTGACGAACTGGCCCGCCTGCAAGCTTTTCAAAAGGCAGTGGCCGACGAGTTGCCCAAGCGGCTGATGCGCCGCATGCGCCCTGGCGAGAACTGAGGCGCGGCGTGACCGAGTTAGGGTGATTGCGTGTACCCGCGCGCCGGGCTGTTCCCTGTAACACGCCTAGCCCGGCCTTCGGCGGGCGGCGGTTCAAAACAGCACCGCCAGACGGGCTTTTCTTCCCTATCCGCAAGGCGCATGCGGTGTCTTCACGTACTTGCTCGGCGCGAAGGCAATTAGGTGTGGCGCTCGCGCGTTTGTTACATGTCCGTCGCTCTGACGGATGCGCTCTGAACCTCGACATGCCTGCGCGGGTTGCATCCCATTAGGCGACGCGGGATCGCGCATTTGCGCGTCTTTAACTTTGCATAGTCCTCGCCCATTCGTTGCTCAAGGAATCGGCATTCGCCCGCGCGCCGCGCATTTCAAATTTGTAATTGAGGGTGCAAGTGGATGGGGCGTAAGCGGTTGGGTTAGCTAGCGCAGGCCCTCGATCGTGCTGGCACATGGCTTGCGGCCGTCGGCGCGATGCGGAAGCAGTGTCCCCTATTTCGTCCTTCTTCGAGGCGTACGTTCCATGGAAACCAGATTGTCTGCGCTAGTGCTATGTCTTGTGTTATTGGCTCCCTCGATCGCGCTTATGCCTGTGGCAGCTCATGCCCAGGATGCGGCGCCGGCAGCTGAAGCGCCCCCCGCCGACGCGGCGGCGGCACCTGCCCCTAATTTGCCCCCCTACTTCACGGCGATCACGCCTCCTGATGCGGAGGGGAAAGAGCAGGCTCCTTTCTGGCCCGATGCTGGGGGCGGAAAGTCAGGGTCTTGGGCTGTGCCGTCGGGCGATACCGCCGGTGGAGGTGACGTCCCCGAAAAGCTGACGATTCCGGATATCTACGATCGGGTGGCCCATAACCTGTACTCGATCAACATGGTCTGGATGCTTCTCGCCGGCTTCCTGGTGATGTTCATGCAGGCCGGTTTCATGCTTGTCGAGACTGGTTTGTGCCGCGCTAAGAATGCGGGCCATACGTCGGCAATGAACTTGCTAGTTTACCCGTTGGGATGCATCACGTTTTGGGCTTACGGATTCGCGATCGGTTGGGGCAATTGGTACAACGCCCCGGTTGCTCCGGGTTGGTACTCGCCGCTAGGGCCGGGTACCTCGGTTCTGAACGGTGGCATTGGCATCGAAGAAGATTCGGCCACGCCGGGCATCTACAAGTACGGCCTGCTCGGCACGAAGGGCTTCTTCCTGCACGGCATGGACGATACGGCCGTGATGGCGTTGTTCTTCTTCATGATGGTGTTTATGGACACCACGGCCACGATCCCCACGGGGGCGATGGCTGAACGTTGGGCGTGGAAAAACTTCTGCCTATTCGGACTTTGGGTGGCCTTACCTTACTGCATCTACGCGAACTGGGTCTGGGGCGGCGGTTGGCTCGCGCAGTCCGGCAAGAATTGGGGCTTGGGTCACGGAGCCGTCGACTTTGCCGGTTCGGGCGTTGTGCATGCGATGGGAGGCATCATAGCGCTGGCGGGGGCCATGGTTATCGGACCGCGGATCGGAAAGTACATCAACGGCAAGCCGCAGGCCATGCCCGCGCATCATATTCCGATGGTCGTTTGCGGAACGTTTATTCTGGCGTTCGGCTGGTTCGGGTTTAATCCTGGATCGACGCTGGCTGGCACGGACCTTCGTATCAGTATTGTCGTGGTCAACACGATGTTGGCTGGTGTGGCAGGCTGCCTCGCGTCGATGCTCACGATGCAACTTCAGGGGATGAAGCCAGATCCCTCAATGATGTGCAACGGCATGCTGGCCGGCCTTGTGGCGATCACGGCGCCCTGTGCGTTCGTCGATAGTTGGGCAGCCGTCGTGATCGGCGGACTGGCTGGCATCATTGTCGTGTTCAGTGTCTTCTTCTGGGATAAACGGGGCATTGACGACCCGGTCGGCGCCATAAGCGTACACGGCGTCAACGGTATATGGGGTTTGATTTCGCTCGGTATTTTCGCCAACGGCAAGTACGGTGGCGGCTGGAATGGCGTCGTCCGAGAGAAGTTCACCGAGAACGGAATGGATGGCGTCCGTGGAGCACTTTTCGGAGATGTATCGCAGCTGTGGGCCCAATTGCTGGATGCCGCCGTTGTGGCTGTCTTCGGATTTATCATGGCGTATGCCTGGTTCAAGATCAGCAACCTGATTACGCCGATCCGTGTTCCCGCCGAAGTCGAGTTGGAAGGGCTGGACGTGCCTGAAATGGGTGCGCACGGCTATCCCGACTTCTCGCTGACCTCGCACGGTACGACTTCCTAGCAGAAACCTCGCGATCTGCTTGGCTCAAAGAGATTTCTGGCTTCCGCCTAGCCAGAAGGACGGCCCGCGCTTGGGCGGGCGGTGCAAACCGCTCGTCCAAGACGGGTTTCATCCGTTGATGGTCGGCATTACATCAAGCTTGAGAGGCTCTAGATCGAGGCGCTGTGCCGGCCGAGATTGCGCCGAGCGTCGTTGACCTGTTCGTGAACTAGATGCACAAGGGCTCGCACCCGGTCGAGTGATAGAGGGCCGGTGCGTTCTTTCGCGCACGCAGCGCCGCGGACGGCGACGTAATCGGGCGCACAGGGGAGCAGTGTCGTGATGGCCTGCACGTCGAGCGACCCGGCGAGCACGGCTAGCATTCCCAGTTCTTGCACGCGTGCGACGTGCTGACGGCATTCCGCGAGACTCCACAGGTCGAGCAATCCGCCTGAGTCTTTGCGCCAGGTGTCAACCAGGATGGCGCGGCAGCCTGAGCGCGCAGCGACTTGCAAAACCTCGGCCGGCGGCGGCGCCTGGGCCCGGTCTGTGTCGGCATAGATCACGGCCACGGCAGACGTCGATGCCGGCAAGCGGGCGATTGCTGCGCTAAAGAGTTCAGGCCAGTCCAGGCGAGACGCGCAGCCAGATAGTCCGAACTTCGCCAGTTGGACTCCCGAGGGCAGGGGGAGCGTGGACGGCGCTTCCAGCAGCTCGCCCAGGGCCGCGCTTAACGGCGCGCGCCCTGCAACGGCCGTGACGACGTCGTTCATCGTTGCGGCATCGACCGGGCCGAGCGATCCGCGATGCGGTTCCTTGAGATCGATCAAATCCGCGCCCGCGGCGAGCGCGTAGAGTGCTTCGTGACGGTCGCGCACGCTGACGAGCAGGCCCGTGCTCATTATTGGGCCTGCGTGGCTTTGAGATTGGCTTGTGCTTCGGCCAAACGCGTATTGAGCCGGGTCACGAGCGCCAGCGACAAGGGTTCGCACCAAGTGCCCCGAATCGTGACGTAATGATTGCACCACGAGCCGAGGGCCGGTTTGACTTCGCGCTGTGCGTAGTCGGTTGCGCGATCGGCCAAGCGGATGACGACGGTCGAGACCTGCGAAGCCGAGGGCTCGTCTTTGCGCAGGTAGCTGGCACCCTGTCCCATGAGAAAGCCCTCGACCAGCGGCAGCGGCACGCGAAACGGCGGACCGGAGCGCATATAGAACAGGACCTCGTCGCCGCGCAAAGCGATTCTGGGTTGGCGCAATTGCAGAACGAAGGCGATCGTGAGTAGCACGGCCGCGGTGGTGACCGCGATGCCGAGGTAGCGGGCCCACAGCATGGTCGGCGAAGCGAGCAGTAGTAACAGGATGCCGCAAATCAGGCCGAATACGGGGAAAATCAGCGCAAACAGGATCGCGCGACGATTCGTGTGCAACCAGACTTCGGACATCGAGCGATTGGCTAGAAAATGGTTCCGATTTTCACGCAGCCGGCGGACTGCCGGTCACGAATGTTAACAAATCGAGGCCTGCTTCGCACGGCCGGGGCAGGCTTGCGGGCTGTCATGTACGGCCAGCGAATTCGATTCTCGCCCGGACTCATCCACGCGGCGCGAACATGATCACCGCCATTCCGGCCAGGCAGAGCGCCAAGCCGAGATAGTCCCATCGCGCGGGCCGGATCCCATCAACGGCCCACAGCCAGCAAATCGCGACGGTGACGTAAACACCGCCATAGGCCGCGTAGATTCTGCCCGCGGCTTCGGGGTGCAGCGTGAGGAGCCAAGAGAAGATCGCCAGGCTCAGTGCCGCAGGCACCAGCAGCCATGCCGAACGGCCCTGCCGTATCCACAGATACGGCAAATAGCAGCCGACAATCTCGGCGACGGCGGTGACTACAAACAGGCCAGTTGTCGTCACGATTTGCTGAGCAGTCATGGGAGCAAGTGGTGCGGGGCGGAGTGGGTTCTTGATGGCAGTTATTCTACTTGCCCTTCGTCGCGATCTCAAAATTGACACTGTTTCAAAAAGGGGCGTTGAAGCTGCGGCGCGACGGCTGGAGTTTCCCGAGATTGCGGTTATCGTATTAGCAAGATTCGAGGCACAATCGGTGCGCAGCGCGCGTGCCGGCGTCGAGGCGAGCGACGGAATGCCTGATCGAAAGCCGCCGGTTTCCGTAATCTCTGCGCCACAGCGCAGGCGGTTAACCGCGATGCCACTTGCCGACCTAGCACTGACATGACAAACGAGCCTGCCGCCGTCTCCGATTCTTCGCGCACGGTCATTTATTCCTTAGCAGCGATCCTCTGCCTGTACGCGGGAAGTGTTGTACTGGGACTGCCGCAGCAGGGCACGGCGCTGACGATTGGCCATGCGGCCGAGGGCCACGGCGAGCACGCTGCTGAGCGAGACGGCGCAGCGGCTCACGATGCCGGGCAGTTGGCAACGCCGCCTGGTTATTTCATGGTGCTGCCGTTTGCGCTCTTGTTGGGGGCGATTGCGGTATTTCCGCTTGCGCACGTGACTGAGCATTGGTGGGAAAGCAACCTGCACCGCTTTTACGTGGCGGCGGGGCTCGGGCTGTTTACGCTTGCATACTA is a window encoding:
- a CDS encoding (5-formylfuran-3-yl)methyl phosphate synthase is translated as MSTGLLVSVRDRHEALYALAAGADLIDLKEPHRGSLGPVDAATMNDVVTAVAGRAPLSAALGELLEAPSTLPLPSGVQLAKFGLSGCASRLDWPELFSAAIARLPASTSAVAVIYADTDRAQAPPPAEVLQVAARSGCRAILVDTWRKDSGGLLDLWSLAECRQHVARVQELGMLAVLAGSLDVQAITTLLPCAPDYVAVRGAACAKERTGPLSLDRVRALVHLVHEQVNDARRNLGRHSASI
- a CDS encoding YnfA family protein — encoded protein: MTAQQIVTTTGLFVVTAVAEIVGCYLPYLWIRQGRSAWLLVPAALSLAIFSWLLTLHPEAAGRIYAAYGGVYVTVAICWLWAVDGIRPARWDYLGLALCLAGMAVIMFAPRG